The Triticum urartu cultivar G1812 chromosome 5, Tu2.1, whole genome shotgun sequence genome contains the following window.
GATCTTGTACTAACTATATAGTACGATAGAATTACAAAAATAAAAGTATGACAATGACAGACTGACCAACACGTTCTTGGCTTGTTCACTCTGTTTGCTTTGCACTGCAGATTACGTTTACATTCACATAGTATCATGTCAAATGTCTCATGAGTTAACATCACaaaacttttctaaaaaagaGCATCACAAAACTTTCATGAAAAATATGAGGTCATGCAGGATGCAACCAACCTTGGTTTGTCAGGGAAACCGAGCAAGATGTGTTATCCACGGCCATGTCCTTGGCCAGCCTCCTCTGTTGCTCCGCTCTCTCCCAATCGTCATATAACTGCAACCACACCAACCCTCTTGAATTCCAACTCTGATCCACCACCATCGGTCACTGTCCAGCAGCTCCCCGCAGCATGCCGACACAAAACCCCCGCTGCCGCCGCAATCTCCTAGTTGCACTCAATAAAGAATTCATTGTGTCGAACAGGCACACCAATACCTTGAAAGTAGCCTCCTTGTATAAATAGGCAAGAAAGAGAAACTTACAGTGAGCACGTTGGGCAGCTTCTCGTTCACCATCTTTTCAAGAGCTAGAGCCAACTCCATTGCTAAAACCACAAGAGGCACTCAGGTAAGAACACATGAACATTTCACAAGCTAGGTTCCACAAAATGAAAGCAGCAAATCAGAGAAATATCCGGATTTAACAGATTGCTAATTTCTTTCTGATTTGTTTCATGTCCTCCATCTATATTTGACCGACGGCATGTTGAGTTGAAAAGGTCATTGGAGAGCAGCTACATAACTGACCAAAATCTAAAAACTGACATCTGTTTTACGAAGCTACATAACTTTACATACATCTACTAACTTTAATACCCTGTGATCAAGTGTTACTTTCCCTAGATGATTAACCTGGAACAATGAGAATAAATACGATCAGTGCCGGTACCAATAATCAGTACAGATATCTAAATTTTTCTGTCTTGAGCAGGTGCACAAAGAGCATGACAGAGCATCACATAACTGATCCAAACATATCTCCATGTACAAAATTGCCCCAATGAGAGCAAAGAACAGTATACACAGCAGCAGGATATGATACAAATCCCCATCTGAACCGCTTCAAAATTGCCCCAGCTAAGCCCCGCACATACATTAGAAAACATGCCGAGTGACGTGCTCACAAACTGACAATTATTCAAATCAGGGGAAATATGAGTAGATCAATCGTAGCACCTTCAGATTTGGTACATCTTTTTTATTATGTTCATGTAGTGCTGCTGCTTGCCATGTCCGACCACCTCCACCATGCTGGCTTCGGACCACCACTGGAGCACCAAGGGTGGTGCCTTCGAGTAGTTACGGGACTCGCGGCAGGTGAGAGgaaggccgccgccgccggattcgtcaggatgggcggcggcggcgatagGGCGATGCGGCTAGTCGGCAGGAGCAGAAGCATCCGCCAGAGCTGCCGGTAGGGAGCGGAGGTACGCCGCACTCGGTCCTCCTGCAGCCGCCGTCCGCGACAGTGTCGACACAGGCCCAAGCGCAGCGGTACTTGGGCTTGCCGATCTCGCGATCGATGACGCGCTGCATCCCCACCACCAGCACACAGAGGAGGGTAAGGCACGGCTGGCAGAGGTGTCCCGACTGTGACCTGGATGGGGATCAGCGGCGGCTCCTGAATCGGATGCGCGATGGCAAGAGATCCGCGATGGCAAGGGGTTCGGCAGCGTCAAATCTTGCCGTCGACGTAGCGACGAGACAGGCGGCAGCGAAGGGTTCGGTGGCGCAGGGATCAATGGCGCTTGATGGGCGagcgatggcggcggcgaaggTGTCCCGACTGTGACCTGGATGGGATCGAGGGCAGTCTGATCGCCTCGCTCGCTCGTGCGTGTGCGAGTCATCGATTTTTTTCATAGGCTTTTTTTCGCTCGCTCCCTCCTAACTCTGATCGCCTCGCTCGCTCCTGGATCGCTCCCTCCTACCGTGGTTTTGATGTGTTTCTTGTTGGTTCGCGGGTCCAGAGGGATCGCTCGGACATGGGAGATGGGAGGAAGGACGAAAAAACCCGGTGTTGGTGGGATGAAATTTAACCACAGAGATTATCAACTGATACATTAGTAGTAAAGATATAGGATTAAACTTTTAGAACCATCACTTACAGTTTTTATGGGACTAATTTAAAATTTTAGAAATTATGCGGCCCAATATTTCTAACAGAAGTATAGCCCACACGCTACAAATGGAGATTCGTTGGACGCAATCGTTGCTGCGTTGCAGGCTTGCAGCTTTTGTCGCGCTGCACGGTGCACCATGAGAGCTGCAATGAAGCTTCGCCACGCTCAATGCTACGGGCTACGGTGCATTGCTGTAATCGTGAAATCATCCGGTTAATTCGGAGCCGCCCTTTTCAATTCACCTCGATCGGTATGCAACAGCGCAAGTATGTTGCAACGAGGATGCATCTCTTAAAAAGCACATCCAATGAAACTCAAGGTTTTGTTGCTTTTTGTATGTTCTTCTTGGTATGTATCCAATGGAACTTAAGGTTTTGTTGCTTTTCGTATGTTCTTCTTGGTATGTGCAGGAGTGACTTTGTGCCAGAAGATGCAGCCAACAACCAGAGAAGATATCCAACTAATCATTCATTCTGCTGGTATATAAATTATGGAACCAATAATAATAAAAGTCTAGGGTTCCTTTATCTTTCGCAGCCGCCGTCATTAGTCCGCCTCGTTTCCGATGGTTCTATTTTTGATGGATTTTCGCGGATTTAAACGTAGTTCGTTTACTTTCAAATTGAATCTTTTTGATCTACGCTACTCTTCATAAGCGACGATTGCTGTTCTACTGCGATTGTTTAATAAGCGACGGTTGTTGTTTTGCTACAATGGTCTAATAAGTCCTTAacactgtctactacaacaagctttaaccgactccgtcaaggaaggGACAATGACGGTGGCGGGTCTTCGTTGCGCTTCAATTCTTGTCGTCACTATGTGGTCTATGAATGGATGCAATTTTTATTATTTACGACGTTCATTGTATGAAGATGTAAAGATGGAAAGTTTTCTTGGAAAAAAATTTGTGGACTCAATAATATTGAACAGAAGTAATGTCAGTCCGTTCTTCACTGGCTCGAGTCCAAACTCAAAATACAATCTGAGCTACCGGCTAGCCTTATCCACATCCATCACTGCACCTGGATGCTCACGACTTTGCCCCCGGACGGCGACACCTTGGGGATGCTGAGGTAGAGCACGCCGTCCCTCACCACCGCGGCGATCCTCTCCACCTCCACGTTCTCCGGCAGCTCCACCCGCGTCCTGTACCGCCCGTAGCTCGCCGCCGGCcacgcctcctcctcctccccatCCTCCTCGTTATCCTTATCCTTCTCTCCGACCGCCTCCCTTTGCTTCGCCGCCTTCTCGGCGACCACCACCAGCGTCCGGTCCTGCACACTCACGCGCACGTCCTCCCTCGTCATGCCCGGCATGTCGAACCGCACCAGGTAGTCCCCCGCGCGCTCCTTGATCTCCCACGGCGTCCGCCCGCGTCGCTCGTCCGCGCGCCGTGCCGCCGTGGGCGGCACCGTCGCGCCAGGCACCACGAAGGGGCGACGgccgtcgtcgtcgtcggccTCGTCCATGATGCGCTCCATGGTGCGCATCATCTGGTCCAGGGTTCGCGCGTCCGGGAAGCTGTCCCATAGCCCTGCCAGTCAAGCGGCCAAGCCGAGAATTGAATTTGCCGCCATTCGTCCAGATTGTGGGTGGAAAATCATCAAGAAACTCCGGGAGCTCTTACCAAATGGCGAGGTTTGGATGACCCTCCTCCTCGGAGCAGGATTCCCATTCCCCTGCCGCGGCTGCCTAGCAGTTGCCGTCGGGGGCCTACGCAGGTGGTCAAGGTTATCGGCGGATCCGTTCCTAGTGGAGCGGACCCTCACCGAGCCTCGCCCAGGGTGGCAAGGAGTCCCCAGCCCCAGGGACGCGGCGACGGGTTGCGGGTTGGAGACCACCGCCTGCAGCATTCTCGCCGGAGACTTGATTTGCCTTGGACTTGGATTAAATTGGTTGCTTGATGAGAAATGAGCGCGACTGTAGAACGCAATGCTGCCCTGTGTATTTTATATACAAGTGAGGAGCAGAGATATGGCGGACGCAGCACAGGGATCATGGGAAGGAAGGATGGAGTGGTTTCTAGAGAAAggtttggggttccagaactatCTTTTTCCATCTTTGGGTTGGTTTTCAGAGCAGGTTCCAGAACTTTCAGGACGCGTACGCTGGACCACGGATTTTTGCATCGGATTTGTGTTGCATAGGCCCATGGGCTTCGAGAGATCCGGGTAAAACAACACGTACATCCCATCAAACATTTCGGATCCCCATTTGTTATATTTCAAAATGCAACCAAAACGGAAGCCGAATACAAGGCAAACAATGGCATCAGGCGTGCGGGGGCGCTGCATGATGCGCCCATCTGTCGTCACTTGTCACGCGTTGGACGCACCAGCAGGATTCCTTTTTTTTTTGCACGTGTATTTGTTCTTTTGTCTTTCTAGACTTTGGCAGAATTTTTTAAGAAATATGCTCCCTCCATAAAAAAATATAAAGGCGTTGCActaatgtactccctccgttcctaaatatttgtctttctagagattttaaCAAATAActatatacggagcaaaatgagtgaatctacactctaaaatatgtctatatacatccgtatgtggtaatCCATTTAAAATCTCTAAAAAACAAATATTTAGAAATGGAAGGAATAGTTATCTAAAGGcatttatatttctttatagagggCGTATTTTTTTTTGAAgtgttgttttcttttctttcgtgAACCACATATGTGCTTTCTAAAAAGAGGAAAAAAAACACAGTTGTGCTTCACAAAAAAAATCCACTGTTCAAAAGGGAATAGCCCGTGCTTCTATGAAAACAACAACCTATGCTTTCCGAAAAAAAATACATTTGTGCTTCCGGAAATAAGCTGTTCTTCTCGAAAAGGAAAAATATAGTTGTGCTTCCCGGGAAAAAAAAGGAGAAGCAAGCCTGTCAGAATTGTGCCTTTGGGGTAATTGTTTTGGGTCTCATTCCCTGGTTTCGTGTTTTTATCTTTTGGTTTTTTGTTTCTCTTTTTTAGACTTATTTTTCATTCCTGTTTTTTgggtttttttttttgaaagaaagttcaTCGAAACCTATTACCAATGGATTTAGTATTAAAGATCTTGATTCAAAAAATCTAACGGTGTAAATGGTTCTTTattgagaaaattccttatttgacactatcTTAAAATCTGCTTCCTTATTTGATATTTGACACTAGAAAAGTTTTTCTTCCTTATTTGACACAAGTTCTAAATTTTATTTTCTATATGACATTTTCGtccattttgagcctaaatgacATCTGAAAAGACTCTTTTGCCCCTCATGTGGTATGTGTGTGGAAGGCAATAGCGCGCACACGCAGCATCAGTGCGAGGGCAGGAgcacacacgcagcaacacatacacatgcaccaacacacaacgcacgcgcacacacacgcaacaacacgcgcgcgcgcgtgcacacacacacgcagcaacacacatgcacgcgcacacacacgcaaCAACACACACTTCACGcatcacacacacatacacacacacgcaGCAGCAGCACACACACGCAGGCAGCACATAGGCACACAaccgcacacacacacacgcgcgcgcacgTACACACGTAGCAGCACACATGCAGCAGCAGCACACACGCAGGCAGCATATATGCACGCAACAGCACACACACATACATGCACGCACGTACACACGCAGCAGCAAACACACACGCACATGCAGCAGCAGCACAGATGTGTGCGTGCACCCACACACGCAACAgcacacgcgcgcgcgcacacatACCACATGAAGGGCAAAATCGTTttttcaggtgtcatttaggctcaaaatggacggaagtgtcgtatagggaataaaatttaggactagtgtcaaatagggaggaaaaacttttccagtgtcaaataaggaaccagattttaagacagtgtcaaataaggaattttctcttttttatttggacGCGTGGTTCAAGATATAAACCATTTTGAGAAAAATGAATATatgaaaagaaagaaaaacactCAGGTTACGACAAGTGACGTAGATGTAGTGTGACAGACATACATTGTGCCGCTTGTCGACAATGACCTTTAAAAGAGATGGCTCTTAATTATTATATTTAGCAAAGATGCCTCTCCTTTGTTTTTACGCAGCAAAGATGCctcttaattagtgatttcggcAAATAATAGCAATCACCTACTACTGCACCGAACAGCATGGACAAGCCCAACAACCTGTGTGGCAACGGTTGTAGGAACCTTTTAAGCTACATTTGGGGTTGGTTTAGGCATCTTCCGTCCGGTTTTGTAAAGGATACCGTGTGTCTTTTCTTCTGTGTCCCATTTCTTCTTTCtgtcttttttatttttaatttttaatTTTCAAATACATGCCAAATTTTAATACACCCacaacattttttgtatacaGGTTTTACAGTTCTATATACAAGTTGATTACTTTTTGTATAAACATTTAACGTTTTATACACAGGTTGAACATTTTCTTAATGGTAGGGACATCTTTTATATATTATAATGTTTATAAAAAAATTGTGTGAGCATATTTTTAAACACGCGAACATGCTTTAAAAGTCACTTTTTTTGAATGGTATGAACATCTTTTTACAAATTATGCGAACAAATATTTAAATGTTCACGGACACTTTCAAGAAATATCATGAAACATATTTACAAACGTGTACACATTTAAATGATATGGGTTTTTTAATTACTTGATTTTTTATTTGCGTAAATAAATTTTATATTTCATGAACAGTTTTTAGTGCGTGGTGGAAttaaaaaatgtaaaataaatTTTACAAACAGGGGAACatttaaaaaaatcatatttttaaTGTTGTTATTTGTTTTTGAAAAATTGCGCGAAcaaatttgaaaattttcatgaACATTTCGAGAAATATCATGAAACATATTTTAAAACGTGTGAACATTTTTAAATGATCtaaagattttttttaaaaaaaattgcaCAAACTAATTTTATATTCCTTGAACATTTTTTATTGTGCGGTGGAAGTTTCTTGGAAATCATGTAAAGTAATTTTTGCGATGTAACAAACGAGCGAACGCAACAATGAACTAACACTACATACCCTCGTTCGAACTCatgtaatatttttggttttgtCTAAAAAAATGTAATATTTTTGGTAAATATGGTACAATCTACAGTGTGATCTTGTCGGATCTGAGAACATATTTGAAATACCTTATCGTGCCAAGTATAGCCGATGATGATGCTGGATTAGGACCTCAATTTAGTGGTAATATATCATTTTTGTTCTCTAACCCTATACGGCTAGGGCAAGTTCTTCCCTCCAGACTTCATAGGTGCACCTATATATTCGCCTCCCCTCTACATGACGTTCCGGTGACTGGTGACGGGGAAGGAAATTCCGGTGCCTCCACTCTTGTTGGTAGTTTACGTTAGGATTTTTAGTCCATCATTCGGGTGGATAGCGGTGTTTTTTCTTCAAGTTTGTCTTCTGGCTCTGATACTCCTCGAGTTCGTCTGTCTGGACGTAGTCGACGAAGCTTTAGTGTAGATTTATCTCGTCTTCTTAGAGCGTGCCGATGATGTTAGGGTTTCTCGTCATGTGGTCAGATTTGTTGTCAGGTATTTCAGATCTATGCATGGGTGCAACGGCGACGACTGCGGTTCCAGGGTGCTGGTCCTTAGTGCACGTGCACGAAGACTTCTCGGCTGTCATCGACAAGGTCAAGCCGGTTTCGGTAGGGGAACGGCGACAATGTCACGCCAATGGCTTGTTCTGGTGACAGTAGTGGTCATTCGGTGGTGTCAGAATgttgatgtaatttttattatgtttgagtTGCTATGTGGTTCCAGTGAATGCTTATAATAGATGTAATGCTTTTCGAAAAAAAACTCAATCCATTGGTTCTGGACCAACACCTAaacacatgtatcatgttgtcTCGCACCTTCTAGCATGTCATCTTTGTTTTCCAATCACGATCGTTGTGTTTCTCATGAGAAAAACTCACATATTGTTCCCGTATTATTTTCTCTGCATTCATTTTCTAGTATATGTACACTGTTGCGCGTTGGTtctaaacaaatggtttttaacccctttccgcgacggcatttggaaccgtcgccaagtgagtgtgtgtgATAGGGTGTCTTTCCCACACGACTCaaaaatcgtcggggataggctcTCCCGGGACCCAGGCTGGGGTCGTGTGcaatcgggcgaggcatcgaagcccaatcatttccgtaggtatgtacatcccagaCGGTGAAtctcagaaatcatttccgtaggtatgtacatctcATATGGTGAATCCCAAAAATCATtgccgtaggtatgtacatcccacacgatgaatcccagaaatcatttccgtaggtatgtacatcccacacggtgaattccagaaaatcatttccgtaggcatgtacatcccacacagttctttgtgtagaaacgtttgtgcaaggtggcctaacgcaataAGTTCGCTGTCgtaagccgtgtgtgattgttagttgatcgaacacgcctactttctagaaaccgtgcgggttgtttgagttcatcacCCACGGTGCTGCCTGAGTAACtatttgcaatagaaaaccctaataagcagggtaattagtcTATTATTGATAAttcatgtactaatcaaactaatatttcttataaaacacgccagatatttcatattcgtataaaagcaaccagaatttcataatcgaattacatcagatagcttcggcactcagttacgccattacacaacaacaccaagtttcacatgcagcatcaaaaacctttggaaagtagcatcatacacagtagatagacagatgaatctcatctgggaaactgcagaagcggaaggcaaatattgagccttcagtgatgttgaatgtccttacaactttaggccagtggctatggataattgcccacccaaccttcgtcctcttcagcaagacttcaatattgtacagtgggtgttgaatgaataccttcctcgcctcttgaccatgcaggtggtttgagaggtaatcatcggtgaactgctttgaaaagtactgaaaacaaagttATGCATAAATCaatgttgtaaattttgaaatggcgcaaggggtaaaaacaagatAAAAGAGTTGGTatcatcctatagttgactgatgtcttcttcattgtgcaaacaaagatcttgctatTATTCGTCgtaagtttcttcatcctaacaatctttctgagtttcttgacttgactgatattcatggacatctcatttccccatatgcaaaatgggtcgaacagtgggtctaagcctctgacactagtgcagaaccgggcaatagcaccggttcgtaaggccctttagtgccggttcggtaaccggcactaaagtgtgggcactaaaggtccccccctttagtaccggttcagcacgaaccggtgctaaagggcaaccacgtggcacgagccagctccgggggcagggagccctttaatACCgattggtgacaccaaccggtattaaatgGTTGGGGGGGTTGGGTTTATGATTTATTTTTCATTTAATTtggtgttttccatttaattctttttcttttgctggtattttacaatgctacatattgtacacgttatgcatatatataaatagaatttctagtagaaccgatcatatatatatatatcattgaatgtctcaagaccaccattaattcacacatatatacacacatgtatatattgtgggggaacgtagtaatttcaaaaactttcctatgcacacgcaagatcatggtgatgcatagcaacgagaggggagagtgttgtctacgtaccctcgtagaccgttcgcggaagcgttatatcaacgcggttgatgtagtcgtacgtcttcacatccgaccgatccaagtactgaaagCACGACatctccgagttctgcacacgttcagctcggtgacgtcctcgacttctcgatccagcaagaggggcgaagtagtagatgagttccggcagcacgacggcgtggtgacggtgttggtgaagaacaatctccgcagggcttcgcctaagcactacgaaaactatgacggaggataaactagaggggacggggttgccggcacacggcttggtgtttcttgatgtgtctttggtgctagccctaccctctatttatatgttgagccctggggttgaaacttggagtaaaagccttctcaaagtcggtttcatccgaaaggcaagagtccttctcggactccagggctagacgccagggttcccggcgtctaccccctagacgccagggttcctggcgtctagcctctggtctccgcaaaacttccttttgcactttccaaaagcctcgtgggctttcccctttggcccagataaagtgttctcgtgcccaaacatttcgggaaacatccggaaccccttccggtgaattcctgAACCCTTCcagagatcaaacactactatccacatatcaatctttacttccggaccattccggagttcctcgtcatatctgtgatctcatccaaaactacgaacaacattcggtcagcaacatacataactcatagtactatatcatcaacgaacgttaagcgtgcggaccctacgggttcgagaactatgtagacatgaccgagacacctctcttgtcaataaccaatagcgggacctggatgcccatatggctcctacatactctacgaagatctttatcggtcagaccgcataacaacatacgttgttccctttgtcatcggtatgttacttgcccgagattcgatcgttggtatctcaatacctagttcaatctcgttaccggcaagtctctttactcgttccgtaatacatcatcccgcaactaactcattagttgcaatgcttgcaaggcttacagtgatgtgcattaccgagtgggcccagagatacctctccgacaatcggagtgacaaatcctaatcttgaaatactccaacccaacaagtacctttggagacacctatagagcacctttataatcacccatttacgttgtgacgtttggtggcacacaaagtgatcctccggtaaacgggagttgcataatctcatagtcataggaacatgtataagtcatgaagaaagcaatagcaacaaactaaatgatcaagtgctaagctaacggaatgggtcaagtcaatcacatcattctcctaatgatgtgatctcgttaatcaaatgacaactcatgtatatggttaggaaacttaaccatctttgatcaacgagctagtcaagtagaggcatactagtgacactctgtttgtctatgtattcacacatgtattatgtttccggttaatacaattctagcatgaataataaacatttatcatgaaataaggaaataaataataactttattattgcctctagggcatatttccttcagtctcccacttgcactagagtcaataatctagttcacatcgccatgtgatttgatagcaatagttcacattaccatgtgattaacacccatagttcacatcaacatgtgaccaacacccaaagggtttactagagtcaataatctagttcacatcgctatgtgattaacacccaaagagtactaaggtgtgatcatgttttgcttgtgagagaagtttagtcaacgggtctaccacattcagatccgtaagtattttgcaaattttatgtcaacaatgctctgcaaggagctactctagctaattgctcccactttcaatatgtatccagattgagatttagagtcatctggatcagtgtcaaaatttgcatcgacgtaaccctttacgacgaacatttttgtcacctccataatcgagaaacatatccttattctactaaggataattttgaccgctgtctagtgatctactcctagatcactattatactcccttgccaaactcaaggcatggtatacaataggtctggtacacagcatggcatactttatagaacctatggctgaggcatagggaatgactttcattctctctctatcttctgccgtgggcaggttttgagtcttactcaacttcacaccttgtaacacaggcaagaactccttctttgactattccattttgaactacttcaaaatcttgtcaaggtatgtactcattgagaaacttatcaagcgtcttgatctatctctatagatcttgatgctcaatatgtaagcagcttcaccgaggtctttctttgaaaaactcctttcaaacatttctttatgctttgtagaataattctacattatctctgatcaacaatatgtcattcacatatacttatcagaaatgctgtagtgcccccactcactttcttataaatacaggcttcaccgcaagtctgtataaaactatatgctttgatcaacttatcaaagcgtatattccaactccgagatgcttgcaccagtccatagatggatcgctggagcttgcatattttgttagtacctttaggattgacaaaaccttctatttgcatcatatacaactcttctttaataaatccactaaggaatgcagttttgtttatccatttgccagattttataaaatgcgggaattgctaacatgattcggacagacttaagcatagatacgagtgagaaactctcatcgtagtaaacaccttgaacttgtcgaaaacctttttgcgacaattctagctttgtagatagtaacactactatcagcgtccgccttcctcttgaagatccatttaatctcaatggctcgccaatcattgggcaagtcaatcaaagtccatactttgttctcatacatggatctcatctcagatttcatggcctcaagccatttcgtggaatctgggctcatcatcgcttcctcatagttcgtaggctcatcatggtcaagtaacatgacctccagaacaggattaccgtaccactctggtgcggatctcactctggtttacctacgaggttcggtagtaacttgatctgaagttacatgatcatcatcattagcttcctcactaattggtgtagtagtcacaggaacagatttctgtgatgaactacattccaataagggagcaggtgcagttacctcatcaagttctactttcctcctactcacttctttcgagagaaactccttctctggaaaggatccattctcagcaacgaatatcttgcct
Protein-coding sequences here:
- the LOC125556241 gene encoding small heat shock protein, chloroplastic-like, with the translated sequence MLQAVVSNPQPVAASLGLGTPCHPGRGSVRVRSTRNGSADNLDHLRRPPTATARQPRQGNGNPAPRRRVIQTSPFGLWDSFPDARTLDQMMRTMERIMDEADDDDGRRPFVVPGATVPPTAARRADERRGRTPWEIKERAGDYLVRFDMPGMTREDVRVSVQDRTLVVVAEKAAKQREAVGEKDKDNEEDGEEEEAWPAASYGRYRTRVELPENVEVERIAAVVRDGVLYLSIPKVSPSGGKVVSIQVQ